A window of the Hordeum vulgare subsp. vulgare chromosome 5H, MorexV3_pseudomolecules_assembly, whole genome shotgun sequence genome harbors these coding sequences:
- the LOC123399759 gene encoding ACT domain-containing protein ACR4, giving the protein MSMDEGYGPTWDSDDEYDNFIRKMNPPSIIVDNDSSADATIVKVGSANEYGILLEVIQVLMDLNLVISKAYITSDGGWFMDVFNVTDKEGMKLKDKAAIAQIEDYIRKSLGADSRYLPAQRRSVDVAASADHNVIELTGTDRPGLLSEVSAVLASLKCNVVNAEIWTHNTRVAAVMRVTDEDTMLAVTDAERLQMIKERLSYLLRGNNLSRGAAMAEASGTSATHTERRLHQMMLSDGDCEEFHRHVPAQPQRPNVTVRNWNDKGYTVVTIRCKDRPKLLFDTVCTLTDLRYVVYHANIDASNNQAYQEFYVRHVDGSPMNTEAERLRVIQCLEGAIERRVSEGVKLELCSNDKVGLLSEVTRIFRENSLTVTRAEVSTRGRTAVNTFYVRSSAGEIVDQKTIDSIREAIGHNIQVKGQPEAPAPQKKDSPTWFLFANLFRPRSLSSLGMFVR; this is encoded by the exons ATGTCCATGG ACGAAGGCTATGGCCCTACCTGGGACAGCGACGACGAGTACGACAACTTCATACGCAAGATGAACCCGCCAAG CATCATCGTCGACAACGATTCGTCCGCGGACGCGACGATTGTCAAG GTTGGTAGTGCAAACGAGTATGGGATTCTGCTGGAAGTGATCCAAGTCCTCATGGATCTCAATCTTGTGATAAGCAAGGCATACATAACCTCGGATGGGGGCTGGTTCATGGATG TTTTCAATGTGACTGATAAGGAAGGGATGAAACTGAAAGACAAGGCTGCTATTGCGCAGATTGAGGACTACATCCGGAAG TCCTTGGGCGCAGATTCAAGATACCTACCTGCTCAACGGAGATCGGTGGATGTCGCCGCTTCAGCTGACCACAATGTCATTGAGCTAACAGGGACCGACCGTCCAGGCCTGCTCTCTGAAGTCAGCGCGGTGCTTGCAAGCCTCAAATGCAATGTGGTCAATGCTGAGATTTGGACCCATAACACCCGAGTTGCAGCCGTGATGCGGGTCACTGATGAGGACACCATGCTAGCCGTCACGGATGCCGAGAGGCTTCAGATGATCAAGGAGCGACTGTCCTACCTTCTCCGAGGAAACAATCTCTCGCGAGGAGCTGCCATGGCAGAAGCATCAGGGACTTCTGCCACACATACCGAGAGACGGCTGCACCAGATGATGCTTAGCGACGGGGACTGCGAAGAGTTTCATCGGCACGTCCCAGCTCAACCTCAGAGGCCTAATGTCACTGTTCGGAACTGGAATGACAAGGGCTACACGGTGGTGACCATCCGGTGCAAGGACAGGCCGAAGCTTCTGTTCGATACTGTTTGCACCTTGACAGACCTGCGCTATGTGGTCTACCATGCAAACATTGACGCCAGCAATAATCAAGCGTACCAG GAATTCTATGTGAGGCATGTGGATGGTTCTCCAATGAACACCGAAGCTGAAAGATTGAGAGTTATCCAGTGCCTTGAAGGTGCAATTGAGCGCAGGGTATCTGAG GGTGTGAAACTTGAGCTGTGTTCAAATGACAAGGTGGGCCTCCTGTCGGAGGTCACCCGCATCTTCCGGGAGAACAGCCTGACCGTCACAAGAGCAGAGGTGAGCACCAGGGGAAGGACGGCCGTCAACACATTCTACGTCCGGAGTTCTGCGGGGGAGATAGTCGACCAGAAGACCATTGATTCCATCAGGGAAGCCATAGGGCACAACATTCAGGTGAAAGGCCAGCCTGAGGCACCAGCACCTCAGAAGAAAGACTCCCCGACATGGTTCCTCTTCGCAAACTTATTCCGGCCAAGGTCTCTCTCTAGCCTTGGAATGTTCGTGCGTTAA
- the LOC123399758 gene encoding nucleolar protein 14, whose amino-acid sequence MAKTKPMAAGAASADKKTNKKKGKGTMKGRNGPAAVAMKARGAAAAERSNPFEAIWSRRKFDVLGKKRKGEERRTSRSRSDAVHKRENTLLKEFEQSAKSSVFHDRRIGERDETLPEYDKAILRQQREHMAKLKRASKYNLPDEEDDEDPHTLLGNDDFNEEVPIGDDSDEEGNTLSKKRLSLQSSDLPSETDLPGETHGHKSKKEVMSEIILKSKFYKAQKAKEKEEDEHLVDKLDSDFALLAQTPALLSLTESARVNTHKNNSSTIHKDSSGLTGKEIFNKEKPDAYDKLVKEMVMDQRARPSDRTKTPEELAQEEKERLEKLEKERHKRMLGTAESSDEEDDDSEDDDHRMRADNSKPISGDDLGDSFSFDEPTKGKGLVDEIYEREGRKIGEGLASDDEGSDDSGEDEDEDDEEDAGDEEDSSDNDFRNMPARDWEQSDDDEVAVEEDEKDDVKDKEQAIGDKVMKTNAQNLKTVSNAKQKPHGKDEDLPFVIEAPNNLQDLCSLVDGRSETEIAEIISRIRTCNSIRLTPENRKKMQVFYGVLLQYFAVLATQSPVKFKVIETLVKPLIEMSGETPYFAAICARERLIHTRARLCEDIKVPGKSSLPSLKTLLLLRLWSLIFPCSDFRHAVATPMLLLMCEYLMRCPIQSGRDAAVGSFLCSMVLAATKESKKFCPEAISFLQTLLVTSLKGEVSNQINDQFMELKTLKPWLYISEQVHEVNRMNILDLMSMDPDSPFFSSDNFKAGVLLSVAECLRGFVIIHEGLCSFPEIFMPVSSLLQKIMEKSKLPALLREIFQEVVDLIKKRSDEHHASREPLQMRKQKPEPIKQLNPKFEENYVKGLNYDPDRQRAEEKKMKRRLKSEKRGAMSELRKDNYFLAAVKEKDRMRHEQERSEKYGKALAFLQEQESAFKCGQLGKGKKRRR is encoded by the exons ATGGCGAAGACGAAGCCGATGGCAGCTGGCGCGGCCTCGGCGGACAAGAAAACGAACaagaagaaaggcaagggcaCTATGAAGGGGAGGAACGGCCCGGCGGCCGTGGCCATGAAGGCGCGCGGGGCCGCGGCGGCGGAGCGGAGCAACCCCTTCGAGGCCATCTGGTCGCGCCGCAAGTTCGACGTGCTCGGCAAGAAGCGCAAGGGCGAGGAGAGGCGCACCTCCCGCTCCCGCTCCGACGCTGTCCACAAG AGGGAGAACACCCTGCTCAAGGAGTTCGAGCAGAGCGCCAAGTCGTCCGTCTTCCATGACCGGCGCATCGGCGAGAGGGACGAGACTCTGCCCGAGTACGACAAGGCCATCCTCCGTCAGCAGCGAGAGCACATG GCAAAGTTGAAACGAGCAAGCAAATACAATCTGCCcgacgaggaggatgacgaggatccTCACACACTTTTGGGAAATGACGATTTCAATGAAGAGGTGCCTATCGGTGACGACAGTGATGAAGAAG GTAACACGCTCTCAAAGAAGCGCTTATCTCTCCAAAGTAGTGATCTCCCTTCAGAAACTGATCTGCCCGGAGAAACACAT GGTCACAAGAGCAAAAAGGAAGTTATGTCAGAGATCATTTTGAAGAGTAAATTTTACAAG GCCCAAAAAGCCAAGGAAAAGGAAGAGGATGAACATCTTGTTGACAAGTTAGATAGTGATTTTGCATTGCTGGCCCAGACGccagcacttctatccctgaccgaGTCAGCTAGAGTGAACACACATAAAAACAATTCAAGTACAATCCATAAAGATTCATCTGGTCTGACCGGAAAGGAGATTTTCAATAAG GAAAAGCCAGACGCATACGACAAACTGGTGAAAGAAATGGTGATGGATCAACGTGCTCGCCCGTCAGACAGGACAAAAACCCCAGAAGAACTAGCtcaggaagaaaaagaacgtcttgagaAGTTGGAG AAGGAACGTCACAAGCGGATGCTTGGAACCGCTGAGTcctctgatgaagaagatgatgatagcGAGGATGATGATCATCGTATGAGGGCGGATAACTCAAAACCTATATCTGGCGATGATCTTGGTGATTCCTTCTCTTTTGACGAGCCAACAAAAGGGAAAGGTTTGGTTGACGAAATTTATGAGAGGGAGGGTAGAAAGATAGGTGAAGGTTTAGCATCTGATGATGAAGGAAGTGATGACAGtggtgaggatgaggatgaggatgatgaagaagatgctggtGATGAAGAGGATTCAAGTGATAATGACTTCCGTAATATGCCGGCAAGGGACTGGGAGCAAAGTGACGACGATGAGGTTGCtgtagaagaagatgagaaggatGATGTCAAAGATAAAGAACAAGCTATTGGGGACAAAGTTATGAAAACAAATGCACAAAATTTGAAGACAGTATCTAATGCAAAGCAAAAACCGCATGGCAAGGATGAAGATCTTCCTTTTGTGATAGAAGCACCAAATAACTTACAAGATCTATGCTCTTTGGTAGATGGTCGCTCAGAAACTGAAATAGCTGAGATTATAAGCCGGATACGTACTTGCAATTCAATAAGGCTTACAcctgaaaacagaaagaaaatgcaa GTTTTCTATGGTGTTCTCCTGCAGTACTTTGCAGTTTTAGCTACTCAGAGTCCAGTGAAGTTTAAAGTAATCGAGACCCTTGTTAAACCCTTAATTGAGATGAGTGGAGAGACACCGTATTTTGCTGCAATATGTGCTAGGGAACGACTTATTCATACACGTGCTCGTCTATGTGAAGACATCAAAGTTCCAG GAAAAAGCAGCTTGCCTAGTTTGAAGACATTACTTCTCCTGAGGTTATGGTCTCTTATATTCCCCTGCTCCGACTTCCGGCATGCTGTAGCAACTCCAATGCTTCTGCTTATGTGCGAATATCTGATGCGATGCCCTATACAGTCTGGCCGAGATGCAGCTGTTGGTTCTTTCTTGTGCTCCATGGTGCTTGCG GCCACTAAAGAATCAAAAAAGTTCTGCCCGGAAGCTATCAGTTTTCTGCAAACTCTTTTGGTAACATCACTTAAAGGAGAAGTTAGCAATCAG ATTAATGACCAGTTTATGGAGCTCAAGACATTGAAACCATGGCTTTATATCAGTGAGCAAGTGCATGAGGTGAATCGTATGAATATCCTCGACCTAATGAGCATGGATCCTGATTCCCCGTTCTTCTCATCTGATAATTTCAA GGCTGGTGTACTTCTGTCTGTGGCTGAATGTTTGAGGGGCTTTGTCATTATACATGAAGGGCTGTGCTCTTTTCCAGAAATTTTCATGCCAGTTTCTTCTCTGCTGCAAAAAATTATGGAAAAATCCAAGTTGCCTGCCCTGTTACGAGAAATTTTCCAAGAAGTCGTCGACTTGATTAAGAAGAGAAGTGACGAACACCATGCTTCAAGAGAGCCACTCCAAATGCGAAAGCAGAAGCCGGAACCAATCAAACAGCTGAATCCCAAATTTGAGGAGAA TTATGTAAAGGGTCTTAATTACGATCCTGACCGACAAAgggcagaagagaagaagatgaagagacgCTTGAAGAGTGAGAAGAGAGGGGCGATGTCCGAGCTCCGTAAAGACAATTATTTCCTGGCTGCTGTGAAAGAGAAGGATAGGATGAGACACGAGCAAGAGAGGTCTGAAAAGTATGGCAAGGCATTGGCTTTCCTCCAAGAACAAGAAAGCGCTTTTAAATGTGGGCagctgggaaaaggcaaaaaaaggaggaggtga